From Companilactobacillus heilongjiangensis, one genomic window encodes:
- the mnmG gene encoding tRNA uridine-5-carboxymethylaminomethyl(34) synthesis enzyme MnmG, protein MEIKEFDSETYDVIVVGAGHAGSEAALAAARMGEKTLLVTINLDMVAFMPCNPSVGGPAKGIVVREIDALGGEMGRNIDKTYIQMRMLNTGKGPAVRALRAQADKNMYHRVMKDVLENEPNLTLRQGMAEKLIVEDGVCKGIVTATGARYHAKSVVLTAGTSSRGKIIIGELMYSSGPNNSIPSIKLSENLEENGFKLTRFKTGTPPRVNKNTINFDETIEQPGDKEPNHFSFETPDSSYLQNQISCWMTYTNADTHKIIRENLNRAPMFSGVIKGVGPRYCPSIEDKIVRFADKPRHQIFLEPEGRDTQEYYVGDFSTSMPEEIQLKMVHSVAGLENAKLMRPGYAIEYDVIEPWQLKLNLETKVVKNLFTAGQMNGTSGYEEAAGQGIMAGINAALRAQGKDPFILRRDEAYIGVLIDDLVTKGTNEPYRLLTSRAEYRLILRHDNADLRLTDYGYKLGLINDKRYDAFNIKRDTIKKELDRLSHKMITPKQALPFLKAHDLKPLKDGILADHFLRRPEVHYSDIIDMVGEADFPVDNRVAEQVEIATKYDGYIKKEQMRIERLKKMESKKIPDRIDYTKVDSLATEAVQKLSKINPQTIAQASRISGVNPADIGILSVYIEQGKIAKK, encoded by the coding sequence ATGGAAATTAAGGAATTTGACTCAGAAACTTATGACGTTATTGTCGTAGGTGCTGGCCATGCAGGTTCTGAAGCTGCTTTGGCTGCTGCCCGAATGGGTGAAAAAACATTGCTCGTAACGATCAACTTGGATATGGTGGCTTTCATGCCATGTAATCCTTCTGTTGGTGGACCTGCTAAAGGTATCGTTGTCCGTGAAATTGACGCTTTAGGTGGCGAAATGGGCCGCAATATCGATAAGACATATATCCAAATGCGTATGCTCAATACTGGTAAAGGTCCCGCCGTTCGTGCGTTACGTGCCCAAGCTGATAAGAACATGTATCACCGTGTTATGAAAGATGTTTTGGAAAACGAACCTAATTTGACTCTTCGTCAAGGAATGGCTGAAAAGCTTATTGTTGAAGATGGCGTCTGCAAGGGTATCGTTACAGCGACTGGTGCAAGATACCACGCTAAATCAGTTGTTTTGACTGCTGGTACTTCATCAAGAGGTAAGATCATCATCGGTGAATTGATGTATTCATCTGGTCCAAACAACAGTATTCCTTCAATCAAGCTTTCAGAAAATCTTGAAGAGAATGGTTTCAAGTTGACTCGTTTCAAGACTGGTACGCCTCCACGTGTTAACAAGAATACAATCAACTTTGATGAAACAATTGAACAACCTGGCGATAAGGAACCAAACCATTTCTCATTCGAGACACCAGATTCTAGTTACCTTCAAAATCAAATTTCTTGCTGGATGACTTATACAAACGCTGATACACATAAGATTATTCGTGAAAATCTTAATCGTGCACCAATGTTCTCCGGTGTTATCAAGGGTGTTGGCCCAAGATATTGCCCTTCAATCGAAGATAAAATCGTCCGTTTCGCTGACAAGCCAAGACACCAAATCTTCCTTGAACCAGAAGGTAGAGATACACAAGAGTATTACGTTGGAGACTTTTCAACATCAATGCCAGAAGAAATTCAATTGAAGATGGTCCACTCCGTTGCTGGTCTAGAAAACGCTAAGTTGATGCGTCCGGGATACGCCATTGAATATGACGTTATCGAACCATGGCAATTGAAGTTAAACCTTGAAACTAAGGTCGTTAAGAACCTCTTTACTGCCGGTCAAATGAACGGAACATCAGGATATGAAGAAGCAGCTGGCCAAGGTATTATGGCTGGTATCAATGCAGCGTTACGTGCCCAAGGCAAAGATCCATTTATCTTGCGTCGTGATGAAGCATATATCGGTGTTTTGATCGATGATTTGGTAACAAAGGGAACTAACGAACCATACCGTCTACTAACAAGTCGTGCCGAATATCGTTTGATTTTACGTCACGATAATGCCGATCTTCGTTTAACAGACTATGGTTACAAGTTAGGCTTGATCAATGATAAGCGTTATGACGCCTTCAACATCAAGCGAGACACCATTAAAAAGGAACTTGACCGTCTTTCACATAAGATGATTACACCAAAACAAGCATTACCATTCTTGAAGGCACATGATTTGAAGCCATTAAAAGATGGAATTTTGGCTGATCACTTCTTGAGAAGACCAGAAGTACACTACTCAGATATCATTGACATGGTCGGTGAAGCTGATTTTCCAGTTGATAATCGAGTTGCTGAACAAGTTGAAATCGCAACTAAGTACGACGGTTATATCAAGAAGGAACAAATGCGTATCGAACGATTGAAGAAGATGGAATCAAAGAAGATTCCAGACCGCATCGACTATACTAAAGTTGATAGTTTGGCTACCGAAGCCGTTCAAAAACTCAGCAAGATCAATCCTCAAACAATTGCCCAAGCAAGCCGAATCAGTGGAGTAAATCCAGCTGATATTGGAATTTTGAGTGTTTATATTGAACAAGGGAAGATTGCGAAAAAATAG